The Caldicellulosiruptor obsidiansis OB47 genome segment GACCAAAAAAGGCTTTCTGAGTATAGGCGCGACTATGTGGGTTTTGTATTTCAGTTTTTTAACCTCATAAATGGTCTTACGGTATATGAAAATGTGCTCTCAAGTGCACATCTTAGCAAAAATCCATTGGATGTTGATATGGTATTAAAAATGGTGGATGTGTTTTCTGAAAAGGACAAATTTCCGTTTGAACTGTCTGGCGGACAGCAGCAAAGGGTGGCAATTGCAAGAGCAGTTGTTAAAAACCCTGCATTGATTTTGTGTGATGAGCCAACAGGTGCGCTTGACTATGAGAGCAGCAAACTTGTGTTAAAACTTTTAGAAGATGTAAATCAGAAGTTTGGCACAACCATTTTGATAATTACACACAACCTTGCAATTTCTAAAATGGCAGATGTTACGTTGAGATTAAGGTCAGGCAGGCTTGTTGAATTTTCTGAAAATCCTCACAAGATCTCTGCTCAAGAGGTGACATGGTAATGGTAATCAAAAAAATTCCCCTGCGAATAATGGAAAGAGAGTTTTTGCAATTCTTTTCTATAATGATGCTTGTAGCTATTGCCGTAATGACATATACACTCTTTGCTGTGTCAATGGAAGACATAGATATAAATTATAAGATATTTAAAAAAGACTTCGTCCAGGAAGATGGGTATTTTATAACATCACAAAAGATAGATAAGAAGCTTTTGAAAGAAAAGTTTGGTATTGAACTTGAAGAGAGACTTTTTTATGAAATTCAGCAAGATGGGGTTACTTTAAGAATATTTTCAATTTCAAATAAAATAAACAAGCCATATGTAGAAGCGGGTAAGATGCCAAGGCAAGGCGAAGTTTTGCTTGACCCGAGCTTTTTTAAAACCCAGCAGTATCACACCTACGATGAAATAGTCATTTCAGGAAAGAAATTCAGAGTAAGTGGAGTAGGGTATCTTCCTGATTACATTTACATTATTAAAAATGACCAAGACCTTCTCCCAGACCCCAAACACTTTGGTGTTGTGTTGATGCTAAAAAGCGAGATGCAAAAACTATTTCCTGTGGTTCCTGTTCATTACTATAGCTATAAAGGAAAAGTTAACAATATTGAAAATTTCAAAAGCTTTATAAATTCTAATTGGAGACTTTTAAAGTTTGTTGAAAGAGACCGAAATCCAAGAATAATATACACAGAGATGAAACTTGAAAATGCAAAGAGAATGACATTGCCACTCAGTCTTTTTATAATTCTTGTATCCTCATTTATACTTTTTATTGTCATGCGAAGGGTAATAAACACTATGCATGCGGAAATTGGCACACTTTATTCCATGGGTTATACTCAGGAAGATGTGGTCAAAGTTTTCATGAGATTTCCACTTTATATTTGGTTTTTTGGTTCTGTTGCTGGCGTTTTGATAGGATTTTTTGAGGCATCTTCGTTTGCACAGTTTTACAGGTCATACTTTACCTTACCAAAGATAAAAACAGTTTTACCTTGGCAGCATATATTTGTTGCAATGGTGCTACCAGCCATATTTATGTTTCTTTCAGGGTACCTTGCTCTTAAAAACTTTTTCAAGCTGACAATTGTAGAGATGCTTCATGGAATTGACGAAATAAAATTTGGCAAGCTTCCTACAATAAAGTTTTTTGATAGATTTGAATTTAAAACAAGGATTATGCTCAAATATGGCTGGAGACATATAGGAAGAGAGGTTATTTTGGCAGTTGGCATTATCTTTTCAACAATCCTTATGATGTATGGGATGACGGCAAAAGATTCAATCGTTGTTGCAATTGAAAGAACATATGAGAAGAATTTTAGGTACAATTATCTTTATTCTTTGAATTCTGTGTCCACACACCCTGAGATTAAACTCCAAAGCGCAGCTGAGCCATACAACCTTTTGTCTTTTGACATTGAAGGGACAAAGCTGAGTATTATGATTTACGGTGTGAAAAGTCACTCAAACATGATAAAGCTCTATGATGATAAAGGGAATGAAATCTCTGTGTCAAGTGAACTTATCATAACCAAACCTCTTGCAAGCAAACTCGGTATTGGCGAAGGAGATGAGATTAAACTAAAGAATGAATTTACAGGCAAAGAATATACTTTAAAAGTAAAAAAAGTAGCTAACCTTCCAGTCGGAAACAATGGGTACATGGAACTTGAAAGTTTTAATAAGCTTTTTGGATATAGAAATGGAGAGTATATTGGGATATTCTCAAAAGAGAAGATGGATATTCCTGAGAACTTGTTTTTTGAGAGTTATACTAAATCTGAGCTTATAAATACAATAAAGGCCTCAGCTGACGACCTTTCAAAGACTATTGGAGTTATAGCGCTAATTGCCGCTATTCTTGCGCTTTTAATTGTGTATGTTCTGTCTACTTTAACTCTCAATGAAAATAAGAAAAACATAGGGATTTTAAAAATGCTTGGATACAAGGAAGGAAATATTTTTAAGATGATTCTTGGCTTTAATTATGTTTCCTTAGTAACAGGGTTCATTATAGGTGTGCCTCTTTCTAAATTGACAATGGATAGTCTTATAAGTAGAGCCACAAAAAATATCGATTTTGCTATGAGCATTGATTTGAGCGTAAATAGCATTTTATCAACATTTGCAGTGTTAACTGTAGTGTTCCTGCTTTCAAGACTTTTGGCAAGACAAAAAATAGCAAAGGTAATGCCTGTTGAGATATTAAGACAGCAGGTTGATTAAAGTCAAAAGGGCTGACTCAAAAGAGAAAAGCGCAGCCCTTTTTGCTATCTCTTCGTATGTATATCCAGAGTATTTCAAAATTAGCAGCTCTCTTTGTTCCTCAGGCAGTTTTTCAAGTGTCATTTTGACCTGAAGTATTTCAATGTCATCTTGTGGGGTTTGAGAGCAAAGCAGGTATTTTTCTCCCATAGAAATTCTCTTTTGCGATTTTAAGTAGTTTATTGCAAAGTTTTTTGCAACAGTAATAAGCCATCCTTGGATATTATCCTCGCGAGGGGGATTTTTAATGAGCTTGTAAAAAACTTCTTGTGCAATGTCTTCTGCCTCTTTTGAAGTCTTCAACATGAATGTCAAGTAATTTAGCACCTTTTGATAGTATTTAGAGTAAATCTGCTCCAAATCCAGCGACCCAAAACCCCCTTTGTTTTTCGCTTTCTAATATTATAAACAATTTAAAAACAGGATTTGTGACATGTTTTAAAATAGTATTAAGAGATTTTTTAAAATTTCTGCATGCTAGTTTAGGGTGTATTTGGTATACTGCAAACTAAATCAGGATAAAAAATATTAGGAGAATTTTTGTAAAAGGAGGGCGAGATAATTGTGAAGATAAGCAAATCCATAAAAGAAGCAATATTAAATGGAGCAAAAATTGTCAAGGAACATTTCAGTGGGGAAGATGTTTATAGTGCTTTGCCCGAATCAGACAGGTTTGAAATTGAGTTTTGCATAGAAATAGAAAAAAGTGGTTATTTCAATCTATATTTGAATTATAAAATAGAAAAGTACACAAAAGCTGTCTATCTTGTAGATATAGATGGATTATGTCATGGCGATATTAGATTGCATACTGAATTGGATGAAGTTTCAAAAATGAAGATTGGAAGAACCTTCTTAGAAAAAGGTCCGAAAAGAATCAAAATTTATGGTGGCTGGGGAGTAGCTCGCATATATGCAATTGAACTTGAAGAAGATAAGTTGCAAAATTACAGTGCTCCTTCATTTGATCTTTCAAACAAAAATGCATCTGATAAATGCAAAAAATTGATGGAATATTTTTCAAAAATTTATGACAAAGCAATTGTTGCAGGCCAGCACACAAACACAGCAGCAGGACCAGAAATTGCATATTTAGAATATCAAACAGGCAAAAAACCAGCTCTTCGTGGTTTTGATTTTCTAAGCTATACAAGACACACCATTACTAATAATATGACCTACGATGCAATGTTTGAAGTAATTTTAAATAAAGGCTCTGTTGAAGAAGCAATTAAATGGCATAAGGAGTTAGGAGGAATTGTGACATTTTGCTGGCATTGGTTTTCTCCAATAGGAGGCAATGATAAGACTTTTTATACAAAAAACACCGATTTTGATATTGAGGTTGGTCTTTGCCCTAATACTGAAGAAAACAAGCTGCTAATGGAGGATATATATGAAATTGGCAAGTGGCTAAAAATCATGGCAGATGCAGATGTGCCTGTTATTTTCAGACCTCTTCATGAAGCAGATGGCAGGTGGTTTTGGTGGGGAGCAAAAGGGTTTAATGCTTACAAAAGGCTTTACTATCTTTTATATGATGTATACACTAATTACTTTAAGCTAAACAATCTTATATGGGTTTGGAATGCACCACATCCTGATTGGAGAATAGAAAAGGACTACTATGATATTGCAGGGGTTGATTTTTATGCCCCACCCCAAAACTATGGTCCTATTTCATTTTGGTATGATTATGTTTATGAGCTGACAGAAGCTAAAAAACCCATAGCTTTGACAGAAAACGGGCCAATCCCTGACCCTGAGGTCCTACAAAATACAAAAACTTATTGGCTTTGGTTTATGCCTTGGTGGGGTGGATTTACGGCTGATGGCAAGATAAATTCGTTTGAACATCTAAGAAAGGTTTATACCCACCCTTACGTAATAACACTTGATAAATTTGACTTATTTAGAAGATGAAAAAAATAAAAATTCAAGGCTGCCATTTGAAAAAGGTCATTTTATATGTTCTGAAGTGAACTGGCAGCCTTGGAATTTTGTTGTAACTGGGATTTTAAACTTTTGACCTTAAGTAGCTACTTTTCTAATACTAGAAAAGAAGGAGTTATTTACATTTTGAAAAATTCCCTCTATGTCAAAATCAGTTTTTAAGCTTTGTAAATTATATCCATAGTTTATATCTTGAAGTTTAAGACTGAAAACATCTTTTGCAAAAATCCATGGAATTTTATTCATGTAATCAGGGAAAGGTGAACATTGACTTGGGAGAATATCAATTCTTTTGCCAAATAGCGGTCTGTTTTTGCCAAAGCTGAGGTATATATCAATATTTTTAAGCGAAATATTTCGGATATTATTATCTTTGCCATAGATTAAGATCCCATTTTCTGAGTAAGCTTTTACATTTGAAATAGAAATATCTTCAATAAAATTACCGTCTTCAGGGGAAACAATTACAATTGGTTCACCTTTTCCCCACCATGTACCAGCAAATATTTTTGTTGTCATGATAACATTTGAAATTGTGACTGATTTGACATACCCATTTTTGCCGTTTGCGAATATTGCAATTCCTCTGTTTGAATTTAGGATGATAAGATTAGAAACAACCACATTCTTTACTTTGCTATCTAAATGTCCCATTCTCACAGCTGCTGAGCGTGTTTGCATAATACAGTTTGACACAATTATATTTTCACATGGTTTGTCCCAGTTTGTAATGCCAGATATAGCAACACAGTCATCACCGCATGTAAAGAAGCTATCTGTGAGTATTACATTTTCGCATGAGCAAAGATGTATACCGTCGCTGTTTGGGACTCTGAGGTTGTTCATAATCCTTATGTTGTGTACCTTGATGTATTTCGATGAATGGATGCATACTGTCCAGCAAGGTGAGTCAATAATAGAGACACCACTCAGGCTAATGTTTTCACAGTTATAAAAGAATATGGGTTGATTTGGTCTACAAATTGGCTTACATTCTGTCTCTTCAAACTGCTCTTTGTCAAGTTGAGATAGCTCTTCAAACTGATTAAATGCTCTTGAAAAATCCATAAAACTGCTTCCAGAAAGGTCAATTGTACCTTTTCCCTCAACTGCTATGTCCTTTTCATTCATCGCATACAAAAAGGAAGTAACCTCTCCCCATTCGTTATGGTAATAACCAATTTGGTAGTAATCTTCAATATTGTTGGTTGCTTTGATTACAGCACCTTCTTCTAAATATAGGGTTACATTAGATTTTAACCTTATAGGACGACTCAAGTAAATTCCAGCAGGTATAACTACAACTCCACCACCATTTTCAAAACAGATGTCAATAGCCTTTTGTATTGCCTCTGTACTGAAACTTACACCATCTGGTTTTGCTCCAAAGTCAGTTACAATTATTCTCAAGAGTTTACCTCCTATTACTTTAGGTTCATACATTTAAAATAACCTAAAAAATCACTAAAATCCTCTCAATAATTTTGAGAAAATGTTAGATTTTGATGGTTGCAAATAACAGTGATTGAATATATTGTAATAAACGAAAAAGAAGGGCATAAAGCCCTCCTTGCAATCCCTGTAGGGTTTGAGGAAAAACTTACTTTATCCACTCAACCACATTCCAGTTTCTTTCAGGTACTGTTTGAGGATAATTTTCAGTGTATCCTAAAGCAATTGCCCACAAAGGTTTGTATCCCTCAGGGATTTTGAGAAGTTTTATATAATCTTGTGCTTTTGGACTTGAAAAAAGTATCCCGACAAATCCTATCCAGCACGTTGCCAAACCGAGAGATTTTGCAGCAAGAAGGATGTTTTGGGTTGCAGCTGCACAGTCAACCTGGGCAGATTGACTATTTTCTTTTCCTGAAACGATTATAGCTATTGGAGCGTTGTGGAAAACGTTAAAATCTTCTTTTGATGCGAATTTTTTTAAGTTTTCATCAGAAGACTGGAGCATAATGTTTCTTATTTCTTGATTTATTTTGCTTAAAATATCAAGGTTTTGAACCACTGTAAAAAACCATGGCTGACCGTTTACAGCAGATGGAGCAAAGATTGCAGCTTCAAGTAAAAGTTTTATCTTTTCCTCTTCAACTTGAGTAGGTAAAAAACTTCTTACACTTCGACGCTCTTTAATTGCTTTTATTACTTCATTTTCAAAAACACTGCTCATTTTGCAAGCACTCTCCCTTCAAAAGAGTTTCAAAAAATTTAGTTTTCTAATTTCAAGACTCTAAAACTTGTTGGTTCTAACTTGATTTCATAGATATTTTCATTTTCTGATATTATAGAAACTTTAAGATCAGAAGCTTTTAAAGGATCAATAAGTTTTTTGTTTTTGTTCTTAATGTGTAAGTTTACCTTAGTTCTGTAAGGCAAGAAGGACTCTATTATGAAAGCGCCATTGCTGTATGCAAAAATGCCTATCTTTTCGCCAGCTTCAATGTAGAAATCAAAATTTTTCATAAATACCTTTCGAATTTCTGTCAATACCTCAGGTGGCCAGTTGTAAATGTCAGAATAATTTTCGGGTGTAGTCAAAGTATAAACAGTCCCTCTGCCATAAAAGTCTTTCATCAGGACAGGAAAGTTGTTTTCGCCTGAGATTGCGACAATCTCCTGCCATGACGCATTTGTCCTGTGTTCTAAAACAGGAATTAGCATTTCTTTTTTACCATATACATACTTTGAAAATGAACACACTTCTGTTTTAATGGCAAATAAGTTTGTAAAAACCTTTTTGTCTGTCACTCTCACAGAAGTTAAATCTTCAATTCCTCTTCCTTGCATGGCTTTTAAAAAACCAGAGGTCATTATTACGTCTTTTCCGGCTAAGAGATGATTTTTAAGCTTCTGCAGGATATCTTTGTCATTTGCACAGTCTGCTGTAATAAAAACAATATTACTGTTTTCAGGAAAATGTGGTGTAAGTTCAAAGGGTATTCCAACCATTCCTAAGTAGTCATAGATATGGTCTTCACCGTATGAATTAAATGGATGGTAAACAGGAATTCCTATAGGATTTTCAATATGTTTACAAATTTCATCAAGATGTTGAAGCTGCAGCCCAAGTGCTGGGACAAATACAGAGTTTCTCAGATGTGAGAAGTCAAACAAGGTGATTTCTTTAGCTTTGGCAAATACAGTTAAATTTGCTTGTTCAAGGTAGCTACCAATATTGTATATGCAATCTAAAGCGTCAAACCAGCCACCAAGATTTTTACCAGGTTTTAGATTTTCAAACCATCTCAAAAGTGAATAGCTTGCATACCTTGGAAGATGCTGCTGAGTGTGTACAGGGTCGCGAGTTTCTGTACCTGTGTAGACATAGTCAAATAGTTCTACCTGAGTTTGAGGGTTGTAACCTGTTTCTTGATACGACTCTATCCAATTTGGATATTTGATTATTAATTTTACATTTGGATTGACACTTTTTGCGGGTTTTATTATATACTCACTTGAAACTTTTGTCATTAAGTTTAACCTAAATTCACTCCAGCTAAGATTTCCTTTTGCTCTAATGCAAGATGGGCATGTGCAAGCAGTGAAGAAAAAGTCGTCTAAAATAATTTCATCAAACAAAGAAGCTGTATATTGAACAATTTCTTTTAGCTTTTCTAAATGCTTCTGGTTTGTATAGCAAAAGGTGTTAAAGATTCTATAATAATCAAGTTCCTCATTTCCAAATACCACAGTTGCAGTAATACCACCAGAAGTTTTGATGTTTTGTTCTTCAAAAAACTCCTTTATTTTGAGCATCTTTTCTTTTGAGAGGGTATTTGCACCTCTGTGCATTTCAAGGTATACCTTAGAGATGTCTAAATATCTTTGGAAGAATTCCAAATCTTTTTTAAACGCCTCAAACTCTACATTTTTCAAAAATCCAGCAGGACAGTATATTGCCAGTTTAAAGTTTTCGTATGCCATTTGTCAAAACCTTCCTTTCAATGTTCGAGTGAATCGATTACAAGAAATATTATACTACTTGAGATTCTTATTACAACCCTTTTGAATAAAATGAAAAGTAACATAATGCTGTATGGTATAATAATTCTCAAAATTTATCTTAAAGACCAGGTAGTTTTGAGATGAAGCTATATCAGGTAGATGCATTTACAGATAAGTTATTTCAGGATAACCCAGGGGAGGTTTGTATATTAGAAGATTCATCAGATGAAGAAACAATGCAAAATATTGCAATGGAGATGAACTTGTCTGAAGCGGCAAGGCAATTACCTTTTTCAAAACAGAAATAAAGGACTGCCCATAGCATCAGTTCAGGCAGTCCCTGGTCTCTTTTCTAATTTTTACAGCTTTCTCAAATGCTTCTTTTACAATATCTGCACAGCACTTTCCAGTAGGGTTATTTATCTCGCATTTACAATCTTTCATTGCACCTGTAATTTTACATACTTCACTGAGAGTTTTTGCTCCTTTTTTCAAAACTGCTTCCATTATGTCATCTTCTGTAACCTTGCCGCAATAGCACACGTACTTAGGATTTGCATCTTTTTTAAGCCAAATAGGTACCTTTAGCTGCTGCTTGTAAAAGAGTTTTTCGCCTTGGTAATATCCCACATCACACTCTGGGTTTGTACACAAGAAATAGTCATTGCTTCCTACTTGAGATAAATACTCATCTAAAACTATATGCTTTACAGTGAAATTCTTAACAAGCATTCCTTGGTGCTTGCAAATAGGGCAGGTTTGAGAGGAAGCTTTAATATAGCTGCTTTCACAGCATGAGCAGCTTGAAGTTGTACAGCAGTCCATATTTTTACTCCTCCTTCTTTAGCACTTTGAGAATTTCACCTATAAACATTCTATGATAATCTTTTGCAGGATAAAAATTGTCAATGCTTTTATCCAGAAAATTCTCAGGGATTATATCTTGAAAATAAATCTTTTTGCAAATCAAAACAAGATTAGCTTGCTCAAAAAACACTGTCTTGAACTCTTCATCTTCTTTGGGAGTAAGTCTTGCCATCTCAACCTTGTTAACATTTTTACCAGAGTATTTGCCGCAGATTTCAAGAGCTGACCTATACTCCATGCCGAAAAATGAGAGTGTAAAAAATTCATTTTCTTCAACAAACTTTCTTGTAAACCTCTGAGGTCTTATTACACAAGAAACAACAGGCCTTTCCCAAATATAGCCCAGGCTTCCCCAGCTTGCAGTCATTGTGTTAAAGGAATTGATATTTCCTGCTGTAATAAGCATCCAATCTCGTCCAATTAAGGTAAAAGGGTTAAACTTGAGTTCTTCAATTTTGATTGTTTTGTGTATCATTAAAGAAATCACCTCGTTAAAAATTTTAAGCTTCTTAGAGCTTGCATTATTATCTTAAATTAAAATATACGACAATAAATTTTAATTTTCAAATCATTTTGGTTGAAAAATTTAACACATAAAGATGTTCCTAAATTTAAAGACTATAAGAATAAACTTTTAGACAGAAATAAGCTGGTTGAATGTTTGTAGTTAAGAGTGGCTTCAAATATTCTTCTTGACCCAGAAAGAAAAATCTGTTATTATATAATTGAAAATGATTTTCAATTAACACAAAATATCAATTACAAGTTGTTTTCAAAAAACAGGTAGTTTTATATGAAATAACATGAGAGGTGATCAGCTTTGACGCTTGATATGATTTCAAAAGGTCAAGAAGTTGTGATAAAGAGTATAAAGAGCAAAAATGCACGCGTGTATGCTTTGAGATTTGGTATAAATGAAGGAAGCAAAGTAAAATGTGTAGCTAAAATAAATAATGGTCCCATTATTCTCAGGAAAAATCACCAAGAGATTGCAATAGGAAACGGTCTTGCTAAGCAAATTGAAGTTGAGACTCAAAAGTAGAAAGGGGTTAGATAGATTTGAACTGTCACTGTGTTCAAGAGATGCTAAATATTCCAGATAACAAGGAGGTAATAGCACTTGTTGGGAATCCTAATGTTGGGAAGTCAGTTATTTTCAATAAACTGACAGGAAGATATGTAGAAGTTTCAAATTATCCCAGCACAACTGTAGATGTTAATTATGGTTTTTACAAGGATTATGTTATTGTCGATACACCAGGCGTTTATGGAATTTCTTCTTTCAATGATGAAGAGATTGTAACGCGTGATATTGTGCTAAATACTCAGAAGATTATAAATGTAGTCGACAGTGTACATCTTGATAGAGATTTATTTTTAACGCAGCAACTCATTGACTATCAAAAAGAAGTAATAGTAGTACTTAACATGTTTGATGAGATTGAAAAAAATGATATCAAGATTGATATAGAAAAGCTAAAAGATATACTTGGTGTTGAAGTGATAGCCACATCGGCAAGCAGGGGAGAGGGTATTGACAAGTTAAAAGAGGCTATAGATAAAAATCTTTTTAAAAAAGGCAAGTCCACACCTAATTTAGAGAAGATTTTAGAATCTGAAAGAAAGAAATTTTCTTGGGGAAGCCTTGCCGAAGCTGAAAATGTGTTCAGTTCATCAGTATCTGAACTTCAAGAAAAGATATACGCTTTGAGACGCAGTTATGTAGATGAAATATTCAATAAAACAGTCAAGTTTGATACCAGAAAGCTTGAGTTCAAAAACAAACTAAGTCAAGTTCTCATAAATCCTGTTACAGGCATTCCTATTTTAATCTTCACTTTGTATGTCATGTATTATTTCATGGGTGTTCTAGTTGCGCAAAGACTGGTTGACTTTACTATGAATACAGTGATGGGAGAGTATTACCTTGGCTTCATCAAAGGGATTGTGAAAAAGTTTGTTTCAAATGCATTTTTAGAAAAGATTATTATTGGCAATTATGGAATGCTTTCTATGTTTCCAATTATCTTTTTGGGATTGCTATTTCCTCTTGTTGTAGCCTTCCACCTTTTTATGAGTATATTAGAAGACAGCGGTTATCTCCCCAGAATTGCAGCTCTTGTTGACAGAGTATTTAATAAAATAGGTTTAAATGGAAGAGCAATAATTCCTATAATTTTGGGCTTTGGTTGTGTTACAATGGCAACAATTACAACAAGGATATTGGGGTCTAAAAGAGAAAGGCTTATCACTATGTTTTTGCTTGGCCTTACAATACCTTGTTCTGCTCAACTTGGAATAATCAGTGGGCTTATTTCCAGACTTGGATTTGAGTATTTGGTTGCTTATATTTTGATAATTGGGAGCATCTTTGGAATTGTTGGTATGATATTAAACAAAATTTTAAAAGGAGAATCAACATCGCTTTTTATAGATCTTCCAACTTTGAGATTTCCTCAACCTACTAATGTTTTGAAGAAGACTTATTATAAATCAAAAGGATTTTTGATAGAGGCTTTTCCAATTTTTGTTATGGCAACGCTTGTTCTTGGGATTTTAGATGCCACAAATCTTCTTCATGTTATAGAAAATTTTGCACAGCCGGTTATTACAGGATTTTTAAAACTGCCAAAGCAGATAACAGAGGTATTTATTCTGAGTATAATAAGACGTGATTATGGGGCTGCAGGGCTTGTGACAATCCCAACAACAAAAGGTCAGATGTTTGTTGCGCTTGTAACAACAACATTGTTTGTTCCTTGTATTACTTCTTTTGCTATGATGACAAAAGAGAACGGGCTTAAATATTCAGGTTTTGTATGGGTTTCTTCAGCTGTGATTGCGATTTTAGTGGGAGGGGTTCTTGCACATATAGTACTTTAAAGATTCAGTCCAAAACAAAAGGGAGAGTGTTTTTATGATGAAAGTAAAATGTCCTGTATGTGGTTATGAGATGGATATTTCAAATAGAAAATGTCCGCGATGTAACGCATCTTTGTTTGAAGCACTTAAGTGTTCAGGAAATTGCAAAAGCTGCAAAAAGAACTGTTCAATGAAGTCTTGACATCTGAGCTTTTGGGAGAATAAAATGTATATCATAAATAAATTGCAAATTACAAATTGATGTGGCGGAGCAGTGATAATTAGAATGAAAAAAGAACAGTTAGAAGAAATAAAAGATCAGCTTAAGCAAAAAGGTTATAAGCTCACAACCCAAAGAAGAATAATATTAGATTCAATTCTTGACAATCAAGATAAACATTTGAGTATTGAGGAGATTTACAAGATAGTAAAAGAGAAGATGCCAGAGATTGGACTTGCAACAGTATACAGAACCATAATGCTTTTGAACGATTTAAAAGTTCTCAACAAGATTGACCTTGACGATGGATGTTCACGTTTTGAACTTTCAAATAGCGAAGATTCTCACAATCATCATCAC includes the following:
- a CDS encoding ABC transporter ATP-binding protein; the encoded protein is MFVKVENLSKIYKMGKNEIRALNEVSFELEKGKIYTVIGPSGSGKTTLFNILGGLDRADKGRVFVDGKEITAMDQKRLSEYRRDYVGFVFQFFNLINGLTVYENVLSSAHLSKNPLDVDMVLKMVDVFSEKDKFPFELSGGQQQRVAIARAVVKNPALILCDEPTGALDYESSKLVLKLLEDVNQKFGTTILIITHNLAISKMADVTLRLRSGRLVEFSENPHKISAQEVTW
- a CDS encoding ABC transporter permease, coding for MVIKKIPLRIMEREFLQFFSIMMLVAIAVMTYTLFAVSMEDIDINYKIFKKDFVQEDGYFITSQKIDKKLLKEKFGIELEERLFYEIQQDGVTLRIFSISNKINKPYVEAGKMPRQGEVLLDPSFFKTQQYHTYDEIVISGKKFRVSGVGYLPDYIYIIKNDQDLLPDPKHFGVVLMLKSEMQKLFPVVPVHYYSYKGKVNNIENFKSFINSNWRLLKFVERDRNPRIIYTEMKLENAKRMTLPLSLFIILVSSFILFIVMRRVINTMHAEIGTLYSMGYTQEDVVKVFMRFPLYIWFFGSVAGVLIGFFEASSFAQFYRSYFTLPKIKTVLPWQHIFVAMVLPAIFMFLSGYLALKNFFKLTIVEMLHGIDEIKFGKLPTIKFFDRFEFKTRIMLKYGWRHIGREVILAVGIIFSTILMMYGMTAKDSIVVAIERTYEKNFRYNYLYSLNSVSTHPEIKLQSAAEPYNLLSFDIEGTKLSIMIYGVKSHSNMIKLYDDKGNEISVSSELIITKPLASKLGIGEGDEIKLKNEFTGKEYTLKVKKVANLPVGNNGYMELESFNKLFGYRNGEYIGIFSKEKMDIPENLFFESYTKSELINTIKASADDLSKTIGVIALIAAILALLIVYVLSTLTLNENKKNIGILKMLGYKEGNIFKMILGFNYVSLVTGFIIGVPLSKLTMDSLISRATKNIDFAMSIDLSVNSILSTFAVLTVVFLLSRLLARQKIAKVMPVEILRQQVD
- a CDS encoding sigma-70 family RNA polymerase sigma factor — encoded protein: MEQIYSKYYQKVLNYLTFMLKTSKEAEDIAQEVFYKLIKNPPREDNIQGWLITVAKNFAINYLKSQKRISMGEKYLLCSQTPQDDIEILQVKMTLEKLPEEQRELLILKYSGYTYEEIAKRAALFSFESALLTLINLLS
- a CDS encoding glycosyl hydrolase, with the translated sequence MKISKSIKEAILNGAKIVKEHFSGEDVYSALPESDRFEIEFCIEIEKSGYFNLYLNYKIEKYTKAVYLVDIDGLCHGDIRLHTELDEVSKMKIGRTFLEKGPKRIKIYGGWGVARIYAIELEEDKLQNYSAPSFDLSNKNASDKCKKLMEYFSKIYDKAIVAGQHTNTAAGPEIAYLEYQTGKKPALRGFDFLSYTRHTITNNMTYDAMFEVILNKGSVEEAIKWHKELGGIVTFCWHWFSPIGGNDKTFYTKNTDFDIEVGLCPNTEENKLLMEDIYEIGKWLKIMADADVPVIFRPLHEADGRWFWWGAKGFNAYKRLYYLLYDVYTNYFKLNNLIWVWNAPHPDWRIEKDYYDIAGVDFYAPPQNYGPISFWYDYVYELTEAKKPIALTENGPIPDPEVLQNTKTYWLWFMPWWGGFTADGKINSFEHLRKVYTHPYVITLDKFDLFRR
- a CDS encoding glycoside hydrolase family 28 protein; translation: MRIIVTDFGAKPDGVSFSTEAIQKAIDICFENGGGVVVIPAGIYLSRPIRLKSNVTLYLEEGAVIKATNNIEDYYQIGYYHNEWGEVTSFLYAMNEKDIAVEGKGTIDLSGSSFMDFSRAFNQFEELSQLDKEQFEETECKPICRPNQPIFFYNCENISLSGVSIIDSPCWTVCIHSSKYIKVHNIRIMNNLRVPNSDGIHLCSCENVILTDSFFTCGDDCVAISGITNWDKPCENIIVSNCIMQTRSAAVRMGHLDSKVKNVVVSNLIILNSNRGIAIFANGKNGYVKSVTISNVIMTTKIFAGTWWGKGEPIVIVSPEDGNFIEDISISNVKAYSENGILIYGKDNNIRNISLKNIDIYLSFGKNRPLFGKRIDILPSQCSPFPDYMNKIPWIFAKDVFSLKLQDINYGYNLQSLKTDFDIEGIFQNVNNSFFSSIRKVAT
- a CDS encoding nitroreductase family protein; the encoded protein is MSSVFENEVIKAIKERRSVRSFLPTQVEEEKIKLLLEAAIFAPSAVNGQPWFFTVVQNLDILSKINQEIRNIMLQSSDENLKKFASKEDFNVFHNAPIAIIVSGKENSQSAQVDCAAATQNILLAAKSLGLATCWIGFVGILFSSPKAQDYIKLLKIPEGYKPLWAIALGYTENYPQTVPERNWNVVEWIK
- a CDS encoding PhzF family phenazine biosynthesis protein, with the protein product MKLYQVDAFTDKLFQDNPGEVCILEDSSDEETMQNIAMEMNLSEAARQLPFSKQK
- a CDS encoding Csac_0668 family 2Fe-2S cluster-binding (seleno)protein, with amino-acid sequence MDCCTTSSCSCCESSYIKASSQTCPICKHQGMLVKNFTVKHIVLDEYLSQVGSNDYFLCTNPECDVGYYQGEKLFYKQQLKVPIWLKKDANPKYVCYCGKVTEDDIMEAVLKKGAKTLSEVCKITGAMKDCKCEINNPTGKCCADIVKEAFEKAVKIRKETRDCLN